The sequence ATCCAGCCCAGTCCGGCCTGGTAGAAGCTGTTGTCTCCGCCGACGTTCGCGAAGGCGAGGAAGAGGTTGAGCACCCCGAGTCCGCCCGTCGCCAGCAGCAGGATCTGCGGCAGCGGCAGCGCCGCACGTCCGGTGGACGGCGCCCCCGGATACGGCTGGTTCGTCTGCTGCGGGCCCTGGCCCGGGTATCCACCCGGCGTGCCGCTCGGGAAGGTCATCCGTGATCTCCTGTCGTCTCGAGCTCGAAGAACGCGCGGTCGGCCGAGGCGCGGTCCGGACGTGCACGCCACGGTCGCACCCGACGGTGCCGATTACTCGCCCACGCTCTTCGACGCGGCGGGACCGCGCGCGGTTTCGACGTTCCGCTGCCCTTTTTACACAGGTCGGTCCTGACACGGAACGGGGCCGGGCACACCCGTGCCCAGCCCCGTTGTCCTCCCGAGAACGCGGACGGTGCCGTCCGTCCTCAGAGTGCCTTGTACAGCTCGCGCGCGAGCTCGGCGGTCTCGGTGGGGGTCTTGCCGACCCGCACACCGGCGGCCTCGAGGGCCTCCTTCTTCGCCTGCGCGGTGCCGGACGAACCCGAGACGATCGCTCCGGCGTGGCCCATGGTCTTGCCCTCCGGCGCCGTGAAACCGGCGACGTAACCGACGACGGGCTTGGTGACGTTGGCCTTGATGTACTCCGCCGCGCGCTCCTCCGCGTCACCGCCGATCTCACCGATCATCACGATGACCTCGGTCTCCGGGTCAGCCTGGAACGCCTCGAGCGCGTCGATGTGCGTGGTGCCGATGATCGGGTCACCGCCGATGCCGATGGCCGTCGAGAAGCCGATGTCACGCAGCTCGTACATCATCTGGTAGGTCAGCGTGCCCGACTTCGAAACCAGACCGATCTTGCCGGGGCCGGTGATGTCGGCCGGGATGATGCCCGCGTTGGACTGTCCCGGCGAGATGATGCCGGGGCAGTTCGGGCCGATGATGCGCGTGACGTTGCCCTTCGCGCAGGCGTGGGCCCAGAACGTGGCAGAGTCGTGCACCGGGATGCCCTCGGTGATCACGACAGCGAGCGGGATCTCGGCGTCGATGGCCTCGATCACCGCGTCCTTCGCGAACTTCGGCGGCACGAAGATCACGCTGACGTCGGCGCCCGTCTCCTTCATGGCCTCGGCAACCGTGCCGAAGACGGTGAGGTCCTTACCGTTGATGGTGACGGTCTGCCCCGCCTTGCGGGCGTTGACGCCACCGACGATGTTCGAGCCAGCCGCCAGCATCTTGGTGGCGTGCTTGGTGCCCTCGGACCCGGTGAGACCCTGGACGATGATCTTGGATTCGCTGTTCAGGAAAATCGACATGTCTTTCACGCACCTGCCGAAGCCAACTCGGCGGCTTTGTCGGCCGCGCTGTCCATCGTGTCCACCAGTGTCACGAGCGGGTGCGCCGCCTCGGCGAGAATGCGGCGGCCCTCCTCGACGTTGTTGCCGTCGAGCCGCACCACGAGCGGCTTGGTCGCCTCGTCACCGAGGATCTTCAACGCCTCGACGATGCCGGTGGCCACCGCGTCGCACGCGGTGATGCCGCCGAACACATTCACGAACACGCTCTTGACGTCCGCGTCGCCCAGGATCACGTCGAGCCCCGCGGCCATGACCTCGGCCGAGGCGCCGCCACCGATGTCGAGGAAGTTCGCGGGGCGCACACCACCGTGGCGCTCACCCGCGTAGGCCACGACGTCCAGCGTGGACATCACAAGGCCCGCGCCGTTGCCGATGATGCCGACAGAGCCGTCCAGCTTCACGTAGTTGAGGCCCTTGGCCTTGGCCTTGGCCTCGAGCGGGTCCTCCGCCTGCACATCGACGAGGTCCGCGTGCTTCGGCTGGCGGAACTCCGCGTTGTCGTCGAGCGTCACCTTGCCGTCGAGGGCGACGATCTCGTCCTTCGGGTCGCGCACCAGCGGGTTCACCTCGACGAGCGTGGCGTCCTCCGCGACGAACGTCTCCCACAGCTTGACGACCACCTCGGCCGCCTTCTCCCTGACGGCTTCGGGGAAGTTGGCCTCGGCGACGATCTCGCGAGCCTTGTCGAGGTCAACACCCGTGAGGGGGTTCACCGGGACCTTCGCGAGAGCCTCGGGGCGCTCGACGGCGAGCTGCTCGA comes from Saccharomonospora xinjiangensis XJ-54 and encodes:
- the sucD gene encoding succinate--CoA ligase subunit alpha, with product MSIFLNSESKIIVQGLTGSEGTKHATKMLAAGSNIVGGVNARKAGQTVTINGKDLTVFGTVAEAMKETGADVSVIFVPPKFAKDAVIEAIDAEIPLAVVITEGIPVHDSATFWAHACAKGNVTRIIGPNCPGIISPGQSNAGIIPADITGPGKIGLVSKSGTLTYQMMYELRDIGFSTAIGIGGDPIIGTTHIDALEAFQADPETEVIVMIGEIGGDAEERAAEYIKANVTKPVVGYVAGFTAPEGKTMGHAGAIVSGSSGTAQAKKEALEAAGVRVGKTPTETAELARELYKAL
- the sucC gene encoding ADP-forming succinate--CoA ligase subunit beta, which encodes MDLYEYQAKELFAAHGVPVLPGTVVGEAEEARRAAEEIGGQVVVKAQVKTGGRGKAGGVKLAANPDEAVEKARAILGLDIKGHVTRRVLVTEASEIAEEYYFSFLLDRANRTFLAMASAEGGVEIEQLAVERPEALAKVPVNPLTGVDLDKAREIVAEANFPEAVREKAAEVVVKLWETFVAEDATLVEVNPLVRDPKDEIVALDGKVTLDDNAEFRQPKHADLVDVQAEDPLEAKAKAKGLNYVKLDGSVGIIGNGAGLVMSTLDVVAYAGERHGGVRPANFLDIGGGASAEVMAAGLDVILGDADVKSVFVNVFGGITACDAVATGIVEALKILGDEATKPLVVRLDGNNVEEGRRILAEAAHPLVTLVDTMDSAADKAAELASAGA